Proteins from one bacterium genomic window:
- a CDS encoding multiheme c-type cytochrome, producing the protein MRKYPLKAAIALVLLFMLLILSQSLGRVRASMAQDTQQNEASTATPNGQSVPRKRKRRSRQITCIVCHTQLGQDKAEWVKQWQDSVHGKNNVTCPACHGGDPSSFNKPKVEGTGFIGKPTRFDIPEFCGRCHSNPAWMRQYNKRVDQLSQYRTSKHGKTLYEKNDLKVAVCVDCHGRHDIAKVTEHNALANHKNIAGTCAKCHGNADYMLPYGLPTNQLKAYYNSYHGMIIQGKVDGKNSSLVPSCPDCHSAHGAKPAEVSEVANVCGNCHMNTAKFFSEGGHKIALEEQNKPRCIDCHSHHEIRYPTTELFAGESLHHCGFCHLTNSKEYLKGIRLKEAIENTNLEINRVEETVLALQETPGLDVMDLKESLLEARRSVLEAIPRTHSLNEDEVTKYTDKGMATVKKIKQDVDNMKEEFITRKKGLFAALMVIFFLICFLLYKRWLLELKEEEPV; encoded by the coding sequence ATGAGAAAATATCCCCTCAAAGCAGCCATTGCTCTTGTTCTCCTTTTCATGCTCCTCATCCTTTCCCAGAGTCTGGGGAGGGTGAGGGCGAGCATGGCCCAGGACACACAACAGAATGAAGCAAGCACAGCCACCCCGAATGGGCAAAGTGTGCCCAGGAAGCGAAAACGCAGGAGCAGGCAGATCACCTGCATTGTCTGTCATACGCAACTGGGGCAGGACAAGGCCGAATGGGTCAAACAATGGCAGGACAGTGTTCATGGAAAAAATAATGTCACCTGCCCGGCCTGCCACGGAGGAGACCCCAGTTCCTTCAATAAACCCAAGGTCGAGGGAACAGGGTTTATCGGAAAACCCACTCGGTTTGATATCCCGGAATTTTGCGGCCGATGCCATTCAAACCCTGCCTGGATGCGGCAATATAATAAGCGTGTGGATCAGTTGTCACAGTACAGGACCAGTAAGCATGGCAAGACGCTGTATGAAAAAAACGATCTCAAGGTGGCAGTTTGCGTGGATTGTCATGGACGGCATGATATTGCAAAAGTAACCGAGCACAATGCCCTGGCTAATCATAAAAATATTGCCGGAACCTGTGCCAAATGTCATGGCAATGCAGACTATATGCTGCCTTACGGCCTTCCAACCAATCAGCTCAAGGCCTATTACAACAGCTATCATGGCATGATTATCCAGGGCAAGGTGGATGGAAAGAACAGTTCCCTGGTCCCATCCTGCCCGGACTGCCACAGTGCTCACGGGGCCAAACCGGCAGAGGTTTCCGAAGTAGCCAACGTGTGTGGAAACTGTCACATGAATACCGCCAAGTTTTTCTCCGAAGGAGGCCATAAAATCGCCCTGGAAGAGCAGAATAAACCCCGGTGTATCGATTGTCACAGCCACCATGAAATCCGCTATCCCACAACCGAACTTTTCGCCGGTGAATCTCTTCACCATTGCGGATTTTGCCACTTGACCAATTCAAAGGAATATCTTAAGGGGATACGGCTGAAAGAAGCTATCGAGAACACGAACCTGGAAATCAATCGAGTGGAAGAAACCGTCCTGGCTCTTCAGGAAACGCCGGGACTCGACGTCATGGATCTGAAAGAAAGCCTCCTGGAAGCCCGGCGAAGCGTCCTGGAAGCCATACCAAGGACCCACTCTCTCAATGAAGACGAAGTAACCAAGTATACAGACAAAGGCATGGCTACTGTCAAAAAAATCAAACAGGACGTAGATAACATGAAAGAGGAGTTCATTACCCGGAAAAAAGGCCTCTTTGCAGCCTTGATGGTCATCTTCTTCCTGATTTGCTTTCTGCTCTATAAACGATGGCTCCTGGAACTGAAAGAGGAAGAGCCGGTTTAG
- a CDS encoding diguanylate cyclase, which produces MKKILILEDSSLIANAIREKVGKNNFLECDTASSLTEAKYKIEDNLEKYFLGVIDLNLPDAQGDKTVDYFLSKGISPIVFTAEYSDEIRDRIISKKVIDYIIKSDERSMDYLVYIIERIYKNQFIKVMVVDDSSLSRQYLTDILKVQKFIVLEARNGFEALTLLVQNKDIKLIITDFMMDKINGFELTRKIRRYYSSKQLAIIGISAYGSVPLSVKFLKSGANDFITKPFVEEEFCLRIRQNIEILEQFEQLDAYKRLSHVDYLTQVYNRCFFFEIGNKIFENAKRKNVDITTVMLDIDHFKSINDTYGHDIGDLVLKHVAQILSKNLRATDILARYGGEEFCILAINLKKENTLEVFERLRLRIEQSKLEVKNSKISVSVSLGVTTRIFDSLESNIKHADDLLYKAKQQGRNCVVVD; this is translated from the coding sequence ATGAAAAAAATACTTATCCTGGAAGACAGCTCATTAATAGCCAATGCTATCAGGGAAAAGGTCGGTAAAAATAATTTTCTCGAGTGTGATACCGCTTCAAGCCTGACTGAAGCCAAGTATAAAATTGAAGATAATCTGGAAAAATATTTCCTGGGTGTCATTGACCTGAATCTTCCCGATGCTCAAGGTGATAAAACCGTTGACTATTTCCTCTCCAAGGGCATTTCCCCCATTGTATTTACCGCAGAGTATAGTGATGAAATCCGTGACCGGATCATCTCAAAAAAGGTAATAGATTATATTATTAAAAGTGATGAACGGTCGATGGATTATCTTGTTTACATCATCGAAAGGATATATAAAAATCAGTTCATAAAAGTCATGGTCGTGGATGACTCGAGTTTATCCAGACAATATCTTACCGATATTCTCAAGGTACAGAAATTTATCGTGCTGGAAGCCAGAAACGGATTCGAAGCCCTCACCCTGCTGGTGCAGAATAAAGATATCAAGCTGATAATAACTGACTTCATGATGGATAAGATAAATGGCTTTGAGCTGACCCGGAAAATCAGGCGATATTATTCCTCAAAACAGCTTGCCATCATCGGAATCTCAGCATATGGTTCAGTTCCTCTCTCGGTAAAATTTTTAAAGAGCGGTGCAAACGATTTTATTACAAAACCATTTGTGGAAGAAGAATTTTGCCTCCGAATCAGGCAAAATATCGAAATTCTGGAGCAATTTGAGCAATTGGACGCTTATAAGAGATTATCTCATGTTGATTATCTTACTCAGGTATATAATCGCTGCTTTTTTTTTGAGATAGGGAATAAGATTTTTGAAAACGCCAAAAGAAAAAATGTGGATATTACTACGGTCATGCTGGATATCGACCATTTCAAATCAATCAACGATACTTATGGACACGATATTGGTGATCTGGTTCTTAAGCATGTGGCTCAAATTCTATCAAAAAACTTGAGAGCCACCGATATTCTTGCCCGATATGGAGGAGAAGAATTTTGTATTTTAGCAATTAATCTAAAAAAAGAGAATACTCTTGAAGTTTTTGAAAGACTTCGCTTGCGTATTGAACAGTCAAAACTCGAAGTAAAAAACAGCAAAATATCCGTATCCGTTTCTCTTGGTGTGACTACAAGGATTTTTGATTCCCTTGAAAGCAATATAAAACATGCTGACGACCTTCTGTATAAGGCCAAACAGCAGGGACGAAACTGCGTGGTTGTTGATTAG
- a CDS encoding CAAX prenyl protease-related protein, protein MPTKPDNKLSIYPPYILPYFAFLGIITLAGNFSNGLYYGTFIAYPVTAVLLWVYRDKYQEVKGARITFPDFLLALLVGLVGIVIWILPYHYIAGFTATDGIFGLVGGSRKGVDLSSLGESSKILFFLVRFVGSVVIVPIFEELFIRSFLWRYIINPDIERVTVGMYTAFAFWGSAILFALSHNEWIVALIYALLLNSFLVMKKDLRLCMIAHGISNAVLVVYVCMSGKWFLW, encoded by the coding sequence ATGCCAACTAAACCGGATAACAAGCTGTCCATTTACCCTCCTTATATTTTGCCTTATTTCGCTTTCCTGGGAATTATCACTCTTGCCGGTAATTTTTCCAATGGCCTTTATTATGGTACTTTTATCGCTTACCCTGTCACCGCCGTGCTCCTGTGGGTCTATCGGGATAAATACCAGGAGGTGAAAGGGGCGAGGATCACTTTTCCCGATTTTCTCCTGGCACTCCTGGTAGGTCTTGTTGGAATTGTCATCTGGATTTTACCCTACCATTATATTGCCGGATTTACTGCAACAGATGGCATATTTGGTCTGGTGGGAGGATCGAGAAAAGGGGTTGATCTCAGCTCATTGGGAGAGAGCAGCAAGATACTTTTTTTTCTCGTCCGCTTTGTTGGTTCTGTCGTTATCGTACCCATTTTTGAGGAACTATTCATCCGCTCGTTTCTCTGGCGCTATATTATCAATCCTGACATTGAGCGGGTTACTGTAGGCATGTACACGGCCTTTGCCTTTTGGGGATCAGCCATATTATTCGCACTATCGCATAACGAATGGATAGTAGCCCTGATCTATGCCCTGCTTCTAAACTCTTTTCTGGTCATGAAAAAGGATTTACGGCTCTGCATGATAGCTCATGGCATCTCCAATGCCGTTTTGGTCGTATACGTCTGCATGAGCGGAAAGTGGTTTTTATGGTAA
- a CDS encoding TRL-like family protein, giving the protein MRWEKILPFLVGLGMMVLLVFGYMPIHSPVLGLVVNDVKGPITVVSTNPGPKTGKAVSTTILGLVASGDSGIEAAARNGGITKIMTVDCDSCNILGIYTRFTTTVTGE; this is encoded by the coding sequence ATGCGTTGGGAAAAGATTTTACCATTTCTTGTCGGACTGGGGATGATGGTTCTCCTGGTTTTCGGTTATATGCCCATCCATTCTCCTGTTCTGGGCCTGGTTGTGAATGATGTCAAAGGGCCTATTACCGTAGTCTCGACCAATCCCGGTCCTAAGACCGGCAAAGCCGTATCCACGACTATCCTGGGCCTTGTTGCCAGCGGAGATTCCGGCATAGAAGCAGCAGCGAGAAATGGCGGGATTACTAAAATTATGACCGTTGATTGTGACTCGTGCAATATCTTGGGGATTTATACACGCTTTACCACTACCGTTACGGGAGAATAA
- a CDS encoding DUF4911 domain-containing protein codes for MHIVGRVLRVYPGSGSSRIAVELQEDLAVGEAVRFIFSGENQAEEQQAARQMIITRMESEEGQRIYRAGRGEQVVLFSDVPVQPSDTVEKVQPQEGCLRIVALIKPADICFLNGLMEGHGDIAVLRTLDGSLGLVELLASASYQEEMHELLLSLRQKEMFLEIKAVIHGATSL; via the coding sequence ATGCACATCGTTGGTAGAGTGCTTCGAGTATATCCAGGCAGCGGCAGCAGCCGGATTGCGGTTGAGCTTCAGGAGGACCTGGCTGTCGGTGAGGCCGTTCGGTTTATCTTCTCAGGGGAGAACCAGGCCGAAGAGCAGCAGGCAGCCCGGCAAATGATAATCACCCGCATGGAGAGCGAAGAAGGACAGAGAATCTACCGGGCAGGCAGGGGGGAGCAAGTTGTCCTCTTTTCCGATGTTCCTGTCCAGCCCTCAGATACGGTTGAAAAAGTTCAGCCGCAAGAGGGGTGCCTGCGTATTGTAGCCCTCATCAAACCTGCCGATATTTGCTTCTTAAACGGCCTGATGGAAGGTCATGGTGACATAGCTGTCCTTCGGACACTGGACGGCTCCCTGGGGCTCGTGGAACTGCTGGCCTCTGCCTCCTACCAGGAGGAGATGCATGAGCTTCTCCTCTCCCTCCGGCAGAAAGAGATGTTTCTGGAGATCAAGGCCGTGATCCACGGGGCAACCTCACTGTAA
- a CDS encoding 3-dehydroquinate synthase II — protein MKKVWVRAIPWNKSIVTTALESGADAVMVDQEYTEKVRQLGLIQTISANGDLRLGEEVVEWEIKGKKDEEEIVRLARDKMVIVRTSDWTIIPLENIIAQTEGLIAEVSGSQEAETALGILEKGVDGVLINSQDPGEVKKAIAVAKRTRQSMPLKIARILEVSPCGMGDRVCIDTCTMMTEGQGMLVGNSSRALFLVHSETVVNPYVEPRPFRVNAGPVHAYVFLADNKTKYLSELKAGDSILIVDYQGKTESAIVGRTKIERRPLLFIQAELEGEVLTTILQNAETIRLTQPDGHPVSVVDLRPGSEVLVYIEEAGRHFGMKIKETIIEK, from the coding sequence ATGAAAAAGGTCTGGGTGCGGGCTATTCCCTGGAATAAGTCGATTGTCACTACTGCCCTTGAGAGCGGAGCGGACGCTGTCATGGTGGATCAGGAATATACGGAAAAGGTCAGGCAATTGGGGCTGATTCAGACTATCAGTGCCAACGGTGACCTGCGGCTGGGGGAAGAGGTTGTCGAGTGGGAAATCAAGGGCAAGAAGGATGAGGAAGAAATTGTCAGGCTGGCCAGGGATAAAATGGTCATTGTGCGGACCAGTGACTGGACCATCATCCCCCTGGAAAACATCATTGCCCAGACTGAAGGGCTGATCGCCGAAGTTTCCGGCAGTCAGGAAGCTGAAACCGCGCTGGGAATACTGGAAAAGGGAGTGGATGGAGTGCTGATCAATTCCCAGGACCCTGGTGAAGTTAAAAAAGCCATTGCCGTGGCCAAAAGAACACGGCAGAGCATGCCCCTGAAAATTGCCAGGATTCTGGAAGTCTCCCCCTGCGGCATGGGAGACCGGGTGTGCATCGATACCTGCACCATGATGACGGAAGGGCAGGGCATGCTGGTGGGAAACAGCAGCCGGGCCCTCTTTCTGGTCCACTCGGAAACCGTCGTCAATCCCTATGTCGAGCCCCGGCCCTTTCGGGTTAATGCCGGACCGGTTCATGCCTATGTCTTTCTGGCTGATAACAAGACCAAATACCTCTCTGAGCTGAAGGCGGGAGATTCGATCCTGATTGTGGACTATCAGGGAAAGACCGAATCAGCCATTGTCGGCAGGACCAAAATCGAGCGCCGGCCCCTCCTTTTCATCCAGGCTGAGCTGGAGGGCGAGGTCCTGACCACAATCCTGCAAAACGCCGAAACTATCCGGCTGACCCAGCCTGACGGTCATCCGGTATCGGTCGTTGACCTTCGGCCCGGATCCGAGGTCCTGGTTTATATCGAGGAAGCAGGCCGCCATTTCGGGATGAAGATCAAGGAAACAATCATCGAAAAGTAG
- a CDS encoding 2-amino-3,7-dideoxy-D-threo-hept-6-ulosonate synthase, which yields MVGKQIRLERIMNRNSKRTVIVPMDHGITLGPIPGLIDAKKAVDSVAAGGANAIIIHKGLVAAGHRGGGKDVGLIVHLSASTVLSPDPNAKVLVCTVEEAIRSGADAVSIHVNIGSDDEKSMLKDLGDTAKKAQQWGLPLVAMMYTRGPKIKNEYDPAVVKHAARIGAELGADIIKVAYTGSAESFADVVRGCFVPVVIAGGEKMETDRQVLEMVQGSLEAGGAGVSIGRNAFQHPKPEQIVRAISNMVHEGWKVEEALKLVEAS from the coding sequence ATGGTTGGTAAACAAATTCGTTTAGAAAGAATCATGAATCGGAATTCCAAAAGAACGGTCATTGTGCCCATGGATCATGGGATCACGCTGGGTCCCATTCCCGGTCTTATTGACGCCAAAAAGGCTGTAGATTCGGTGGCTGCCGGAGGCGCCAATGCCATTATTATCCACAAAGGGCTGGTGGCTGCCGGGCACCGCGGGGGAGGAAAAGATGTCGGGTTGATTGTCCATCTTTCAGCCAGCACCGTTCTTTCTCCGGATCCCAATGCCAAGGTTTTAGTCTGTACCGTGGAGGAGGCTATCCGTTCTGGGGCTGATGCGGTCTCCATCCATGTCAATATCGGCTCGGACGATGAAAAATCCATGCTCAAGGACCTGGGAGATACAGCCAAAAAGGCCCAGCAGTGGGGATTGCCTCTGGTAGCCATGATGTATACGCGGGGGCCGAAGATCAAAAATGAATACGATCCCGCCGTGGTTAAGCACGCCGCCAGGATTGGTGCCGAACTGGGAGCCGATATCATCAAGGTGGCCTATACCGGCAGCGCCGAGTCCTTCGCCGATGTGGTCAGGGGGTGCTTTGTGCCGGTGGTTATTGCCGGCGGAGAGAAGATGGAAACCGACCGCCAGGTTCTTGAAATGGTTCAGGGGTCTCTGGAAGCAGGGGGGGCCGGGGTGTCCATCGGCCGCAATGCCTTCCAGCACCCGAAACCGGAGCAGATTGTCAGGGCCATCAGCAACATGGTCCACGAGGGGTGGAAGGTGGAGGAAGCTCTGAAACTGGTGGAGGCAAGTTAA
- a CDS encoding response regulator encodes MEKNRILVVDDNINMCITLQDILLDDGYDVMISDNGQEALALIEQQEPHLIITDMRMPIIDGLELLQIVKGKYPKIEIIIMTALGEVDSYLKAMRIGAFEYITKPINPKILKSIISKILK; translated from the coding sequence ATGGAAAAGAACCGGATACTGGTAGTTGATGATAACATAAACATGTGCATTACGTTGCAGGATATCCTCTTGGATGATGGCTATGATGTGATGATTTCAGACAACGGACAGGAGGCCCTGGCCTTGATCGAGCAACAAGAGCCCCACCTGATTATTACTGACATGAGAATGCCGATTATCGACGGTCTGGAATTGCTGCAAATCGTTAAAGGCAAGTATCCCAAAATCGAAATTATCATTATGACTGCTTTGGGCGAGGTGGATTCCTATCTCAAGGCTATGAGGATAGGTGCCTTCGAGTATATCACCAAGCCTATTAACCCGAAGATATTGAAAAGTATCATCTCGAAGATTTTGAAATAA